One Aerococcus urinaeequi DNA segment encodes these proteins:
- a CDS encoding YveK family protein translates to MNDTQEISLIEILNILTANIWKIISTTVIGIVLAALVTFFLMTPKYTSTTDIVVNNAATATTENTITQSGLQANLTLLNTYQSLVSRPLVLDPAIAEVPEAEGMTATELAENVTVSMDSDSLLFTISVENESPYVAANLANAIAVSFSEVVQQVLQIENVSIVTPAEPGQSPTSPNVILNIIIGALLGLIVGVVLQLVNAMLDNSVKSSDIVEELGWTLLGTIPQMDKSKVEDTRFKGNAVKDGSRNRRRV, encoded by the coding sequence ATGAACGACACCCAAGAAATCTCTTTAATTGAGATACTGAATATTCTTACTGCGAATATTTGGAAGATTATTTCAACCACTGTTATTGGGATTGTATTAGCAGCTTTAGTGACATTTTTCTTAATGACACCAAAATATACATCTACGACAGATATTGTTGTGAATAACGCTGCTACCGCTACTACAGAAAATACAATCACTCAATCAGGCCTACAAGCGAACTTGACACTTTTAAACACTTACCAATCATTGGTAAGCCGTCCATTAGTGCTTGATCCCGCCATTGCAGAGGTACCTGAAGCAGAAGGTATGACGGCTACTGAATTAGCAGAAAACGTTACAGTTTCTATGGATTCAGATTCATTACTATTTACCATTTCTGTAGAAAATGAATCACCGTATGTTGCTGCTAACTTAGCCAACGCAATTGCTGTATCTTTCTCTGAAGTTGTACAACAAGTGTTACAAATAGAGAACGTTTCGATTGTAACCCCAGCTGAACCTGGTCAATCGCCAACTTCACCAAACGTGATTTTAAACATCATCATTGGTGCATTATTAGGATTGATTGTCGGTGTTGTATTACAATTAGTAAATGCAATGTTAGATAATTCAGTTAAGAGCAGTGATATCGTTGAAGAGCTTGGTTGGACTTTATTAGGAACTATTCCACAAATGGACAAAAGTAAAGTTGAAGATACGCGCTTCAAAGGTAATGCAGTCAAAGATGGTTCT